The segment CCGCCGGGATCGCCGATCGTGGGCATCACGCCGAGGTATTGACTCACGGCGTGGATCTCGATTTTTGGCAATCCGATTCTGGTTGTAAGCTAGAAATCCTTGATGGTTTGCCGCGACCGATCGCTCTGTTTTGGGGGGTGATCGATCGACGGATGAATGCGGACTGGCTGCTAGCTTTGGCCAACCGGATCGATCATGGGAAAATCGTGCTAGTGGGCCCTCTGCAGGATCCTGATCCTCGACTCGCCAACCACCCGAACATTTTGATGACTGGCCCCATGCCATTCGAAAGCTTGCCAAGCGTCGCTCGACAAGCGGCGGCGTTGATCATGCCCTATGCTGATTTGCCAGTCACTCGTGCGATGCAGCCACTCAAATTCAAAGAATACTTGGCCACGATGCGGCCGGTCGTGGCGTCGTCTCTACCCGCTGTCCATAACTACAGTGACTGCATCGAGATGGTCAGCACGAACGACGAGTTCGTTGCCAAGACGATGGCGTTCATGCAAGGCGACGTGGATGCCAAGTCGCCATTCGCAGATAGAATTCAAAAACGTCTGGCGACGGAGAGTTGGAAAGCGAAGGCAGCGACGTTTCAAGAAATGTTGTCATCATCACGGTTCATAAAATGACATCCCATCGATTGGACATCCCATTCCACCCTCCGGCCTCGAAAGACGTGGTGCTACACACGCGCGTCGTTTCGGATACCGGCGGCGGTCCCGAGAAGACAATCTTGCTATCGAGTCCGTTTCTGGCGGATTCAAATTACGCGTTGGCTGCAGCTTACATGCATCCGCCGGACGATCCCGGCTTTGAAGTCATTCGCCAGCGAGCTGTGAATTGGAATAGCCCACTCATCAGCATTCCCGATCGCGGTGCCACCGATGTCCGAGTCCTTCGTGACCTACTTCGGCTATGTAAGCAATTCAATGTCAAGATTTGGCATGCCCACGACTACAAGTCAAACCTCTTCGGATTACTACTCCGTCCGTTTCACCGGATGAAGTTGGTCACAACCGTTCATGGTTGGGTGGTGCAAACCTCGAAAACTCCCTTGTATTACAAAGTAGATAAACTCTGTCTTCCGCGGTATCAGCATGTTATTTGTGTTTCAGATGATTTGTTGGACGAAGTGGCGAAGTTAAAGATTCGTTCCGATCGGTTGACGTACATTCCCAATGCGATTGATGAGCTGTCGTTTAGTCGGCAAGGACCATCGTCAGCCGCAGCGATGCGTCGGCAGCGGGCGGTTCCCAACGACCGTGTCTTGGTCGGAGCGAGTGGTCGATTGATGCCAGAGAAATCGTTTGATCTGCTGATTCGTGCGACCAAAACCCTGCTAAACGAGGGGCATCCAGTCGAACTATGGATCGCAGGCGAAGGATCGGCAAGGCAAGACTTAGAACGATTGATCGTTGAGTTGGATTTAGCCGACCATGTTAAACTGCTTGGATTCTGGTCGGACACCAAAGCGTTCTATGAATCGCTTGACCTATTCGTGCTATCGAGCCAACGCGAAGGGCTGCCGAATGTGATTTTAGAAGCCGCTGCGATGGGCGTCCCGATTGTCTCGACTCGGGTTGCAGGGGTGCCCAAAATGCTGACCGACGATCACGACGGCCTGCTTTGTGACATTGGGAATCAAAAGGGGCTCACCGATGCAATGCGTCGACTGGTCTGCGATCCAGTGAAGCGATCACAGATGGCCATCGCTGCACGAAAACTCGTAGAAGAACAATACAGTTTTCGCAAACGGATGGATCGAATTCAAACCATCTATGAGCGACTGCTCGGTAGGTGACCGTGAGCGTTCGTCGTCGGTATTGGTTGTTCCTCGCCTTCGCTTGGGCCGCGCTGATGGTGTTGGGGTCTTGGTATCCGTTTGATTTAAAAACGGGATCGCTCGCTGAGGCTTGGGCCGATTGGTCACACGTCACAGACTGGAGTCAGCAATCAAGAAGTGACCTGGCAATCAACATGATGCTCGGTATCCCACTGGGGTTCTTATTGGTTTTAGTCGGTGGAGCGTCACCGCTGGCCCCCAGTCAATCGCCGCGTTATCACCGAAATTCAATCTCGGTAATTATCGCGGTTTGCCTGGTCGCGGCGGTTTCTCTGTTCGTCGAACTGGGGCAGCATTGGTATGGCCGGCGTGTGCCGTCGCGCAACGATACGATTTCACAGTTGCTCGGCGGCTTGGTTGGCGGCTTGCTCGCGTACGGTGGCGGATCATGGTTCAGCAGCCGAGTCGCTCGGTTCTGGTCAGGCCGATCCCATCAGTCACCCTTCAAAGCGTTGTTGGATCTGTACGTGGCGGGGTACCTGCTTTGGGCATGGATGCCGTTCATTCCCGCGGTCTCGCCGTCCGAACTGAAGGCGAAATGGCGATCGGGGATGATCCAGCTTTCACCGTTTGAGAATTGGCATACCGATACTTGGCAATCGCTCTATACCGCAGCCGTCACGATTGCCACGGCATTGCCGATTGGCGTCTGGTTCGCCTATTGGTCGGGGACAGATGGACGGAATCCTCCACAACGCACGCGTGTCCATTGGATACAGTCCGCGATGTTTGCTGTTGGTGGTGTGGTGTGCTTAGAAGCTTGTCAAGCGTTCATCGAGACACGGACGGCAGCGGTCGACGATGCGATCGGGTCGGCCGTGGGCGCAGGTGTTGGAGCATGCTGGGCCGGTCGAATGTGGAGTTCGGACAGTCCATTTCCATTGCGAAGTTGGGCTACCGCACCGGTCTTGTTGATTGTGGCGATTCTTTATTCGCTCGGTTATTTGTTGGTTTCCTGGGCCCCTTTTGATTTTGCAGATTCGGGGCTGGAAATGAAACAGCGATTCGATCAATTCCGATCGATCGCGATGACAAATTGGTTTTCCGGGAATGACATGGCAATGGCCTCCAATCTGCTACGCTCCCTATGGTTTTCGATGCTCCTAGGATCACTCGCTGGAATGTCCGCGGCGTTTGCCGCCCCGTCTCGCCTTAAAAGGATAACCGTATTGCGTTGGCTTGCTGCGGTTGTCTTTTGTGTATCGGTGTGTCTGTTGGCCGAGGGCGGCCAAATCTTCGAACGATCCCGATCACCAAGTCTCATCGAGCTTGCCGTTCGCATCGTCGGAGTCGCGATCGGAATGGCTATCGCAATCGCGATCGCCCGTAGCGAAACTCGCGGAGACCTTCAAATTTAGCTTGGGATGTAAGCCTGGACTGTTCAAATTCGGGGGATGTATCAGTTTTAGTCCGCGCAGGTTTTGTTCCTACCGATTGCCACGGACACTCTCTGCTGCCCCTCAATCAAATGGCGTGGACTGTAAGTGAATTCGCGGCGTGAAACCTCCTTCCGTCGAGCTTGTCTCGGCGGAGGAAACAAGTGGCGGCTACAAACCGCACGCCCGAAAGAAATTCGCCCCACCCCCACGAATCGCCGGAGGCGATTCGTGGGGGTGGGGCGAGCATGGAATTTTGCGTTCATGGTAGCTGCCACCTGTTGCTCCGCCCGGACAAGCCGGACGGAAACAGGAAAAACACCCATGTGAAACTCACTCCGTTTTTCTTAAGAACACGCCATTCGAGCTTGTCGCGGGGGGGAAACCGTTGGTAGCGACCAACTGTTTCCCCCCGAAAATTTTGCCTCTCCTAACTCTTCAGCTTCGGCTGCCTTCTGACTAGCCAATTAATCTTTGCACCAATCGACACCGGCAGGATGCCGATTTAAAGTAAAACGGAATCGATTACGTTATCGAATGCGCCCCCTTTTTTGAAAATTACGGAATAAGTTCCGGTCTACATTCGCATCGCGAAGTCTAAATCGACAACCTATGAACACTCAAACTTCGGCGACTCTCATTGAAACGATAAAGTGGAGTTCGTCACCGACGCGGCCTCGGCTGGATGTCGTTGACGATGACAGCGTCGTCCCCCGACTCAACGCTCATCGCGACGCCTGGGTCGCCAGCGTCGCCGCGGGGCTCGGGCATCAAGCCTATCTGATTCGTGCGTGCAATGGACAGGAAACGACGGGTGTCCTACCGTTGATCCTCGTGTCAGGCCCGCTTTTCGGACGCTTTCTCGTCAGTTTACCCTACCTCAATACAGGTGGCGTTTGGGCACGCGATCAGGAAACCGCGATCGGATTGATCAATCATGCTTGTGTATTGGCAGACCAACTCGATGTGAAGCATTTGGAACTGCGACATGAGATTCCAGTCGATCATCCACGGCTGAACTTCTCACGCACCGATAAAGTTCATATGCGATTGCAATTACCGGATACAGCCGATGACTTAATGAAATCGTTCAAGAGCAAGGTGCGTAGTCAAGTTAAGAAGTCCACGACCGCTAAGTTGAGCGTCCACTTCGGCGGGGCCGAATGCTTAGACGACTTTTATCAGGTCTTTGCTCGAAATATGCGAGACCTGGGCACTCCAGTTTTCTCGCGGGCTTTATTTGATGCCAGCTTAAAATATTTTCACGGTAAAGACGGTCATGATTTTGCTGAATTGTGTATCGTTCGCAACGAAACACAGCCGGTCGCAGCAGCAATCCTCGTTCACGCGGGCGGCGTGACGGAAGTTCCTAGCGCGAGTAGTTTGCGTGAATTCAATCATACCAATGCGAACATGCTGATGTACTGGAGACTATTGGAACGGGCAATCGCGAATGGTAGCCATACGTTTGACTTTGGACGCAGCAGTCGAGACAGCGGCACCTACAAATTCAAGGCCCAATGGGGGGCCCACCCACACGACGCCGTCTGGCAATACTACGTTCGCAAAGGCGATCCCAACGCGATGCGAGCCGACGATGCTGGTAACCAGCGACTCGTCCGCATCTGGCAGCACTTACCCGTTTGGTTGACCAAACTTGTGGGGCCAACGATCGTCCGAGGGATTCCATAATACGGCTTCGCCGCAATGGTAGTGGATCTTGTTAACGGGCTGTCGATTTAATCGGTTTGACTCGACTTATTGTTTAACGCCAAGCCATAGGCGACCGCTTATGGAAAAGCTGACGCCTTCGGCTAAGCGTTAAACGATTAAATCGACAGCCCGTTAAAGATCCTACCACGCGGGATCTTTAACAAGATCCACTACAAAAAACCATCGCAAAGCCACATCAAACGGGGCGATAACTGATGTAGTGCGGCTTCGCCGCAAACCGTAGCAGCGTCCCCCCGAGACGTTCGATTGTATGACTGAGGTAGCGAAACTCGCCAAGAGTTTCGTCCACCCTGAAAAACGAAAGTCTTGGCGACTTCCGCTACGAGCAAATCCGTCAGTAATTGAATCGACGTCCCCGAGACGCTGAATTTACGAGTCTCGGAGAGACTCGCCTACGTGAAGAATGCCCGCAGGCTTTTGCCTTACCCTCCCCAAACGCGTTTGGGAAAGGTAAATTCATTGGACGTTCTTAATCGGATGCGTGCGTATCGCCTGGGACGACATCCATCCCAGGCTGGAAGCCTAGGCTACGTTAGATATGAATCATGAAAATATCCGTCCGAACTACTCGGCGGTGCGAAGATCGAATCCTTGGCGTCGACGATGTTTCCTCGTTCTGTTGTGTTGGATCGCTACAACCGTTCTGATGTCGCTACCGGTGGTTCGCAGTATTGTCGCCTATCCTTTGCAAGTTCACAATGGTGACGCCTCAGGAGACGCGGCGTACGTGATGGCCGACAGGCATGCCTATTGGGAACGATTGCATGCTGCCTCCGACTTGTACCATCTGAAACGGATCCCCGAGATCATCCTGCTCAATGAAACCGAGACTTCCTCGTACAATTTTGTCGAGAATCAATCGGAAACCCGAGTCGAACGGGCGATCGGTTACTTAGGTTGGCTGGGGGTTCCTCCCGAAAAAATCTCCTTGATCGAGCCACAAGAAAACGCCTGGTTCGGTTCGCTCAGCGAAGCGAGAGCGGTCGCGGAAAAGTATCCCGACTTAGAACGAATCGTTGTCGTTACATCGGCCGCACACACACGACGTAGCCAGCTATGCTTTCGCCGTGCCACAGGGAAAACGGATGTCCAGATCTACGCCGCTAGCCCCTTGAAAATGAGTGCTGAGATCGATGCACCGATTTGGATCGAGTACATTAAATTGATCGTCTATGCCGTGGTGGCGTAAATCGTTCAGCCATGGTCGGGACAGAAAAAGCGACCACCGATTTACACGGATCCGAAGATACCAGTGAAGATCCATGTTTGATCCGCGTCACTTGTCACTCTGCTCTCCGAGCGAACGGCGTCTTGTCGCGTAACCGTTCAAGGAATCTTTTCGGAGCGGCTATTGAACCGTCGGTTCGAACACCCTCGGACGTGAAGCCGCTTGGTTCGAGCCCTACACTTCTCCCGTACCGATGCGGAGCAAGTCACAGTAGCAGCGTCTCTCCGAGACGCTAAACATCACAGTAGCAGCGTCTCTCCGAGACGCTGAACATCACAGTAGCAGCGTCTCTCCGAGACGCCGAACAGCACAGTAGTAGCGTCTCTCCGAGACGCTGAACATCACAGTAGCAGCGTCTCTCCGAGACGCTGAACAGCACAGTAGTAGCGTCTCTCCGAGACGCCGAACAGCACAGTAGTAGCGTCTCTCCGAGACGCTGAACATCACAGTAGCAGCGTCTCTCCGAGACGCTGAACAGCACAGTAGCAGCGTCTCTCCGAGACGCTAAACAGCACAGTAGCAGCGTCTCTCCGAGACGCTGAACATCACAGTAGCAGCGTCTCTCCGAGACGCTGACTCCACGAATCTCGCAGGGCATCACCTCCGCGAACAACCAACACAAATAGCAACAAGCGGATGGACAACGGATGTAACCGCATCACCAGGGTAGCGTACCCAAATCTGTATTGAAATTCGGTCACCGTCGAACGGACGATGCGGAGGTGAGCCGACGGAGCCAAACCATGGGGGCTCGAGATTGGCAAAGCGGTTCCACAGATGTGGTTGGAACCGCGACTTCTCTCGGCCTGCTTAGTTACTAAACAGTTCACGAATGCCGTAGGTGAAGAATGTGGCGATGCCGAAGTTCAACAACTCTTCATGCGGCTTGTTCCGTAGAATCAAGGTATCGCCTGGTTGGACCAGGATGTTCTCGCTAGAGTTATTGACCGCCAATTGCAGGTCGACCGCGATATTGTACGTTCGCCCGCTTGGCAGCTTGCGGACGATAAATAGCTGTGTCGGCTTGGCCCCACCGAGGCCGCCAATAATCCCACCGCCAGCTCCACCGCCACTGCCACCACGGCTCTGGTCGACCCCTGACCCGGCGATCGCCATCGCCCCGAGGACGTCAAGATCGTAGTCGCGAGGTACCGCATGCTGGCCACCCGGCAACAATCCGCCCGTGTAAAAGAGTTCGCTTTCACGCGATTCGACCAACACAATGTCGCCATTGATGAGTTCGATATCTTCGGGCCGGATCGACATCGTTTGGCCTGGCGGCATCCGCAACGGCACTTTGATCATGTAGGGTTCACTGGTCAACCCGTGAAACGTCAACCCCGCAGAGGCTTGGCAATCACTGATCATCGTCTCGAGGCAGGGGTATTCGCCGCTACCTGCCATTAGCTGCGACATGACTTCATCACGCATGTGGGCAGGAATACGAGAAGTTTTGAAGATCGTCACTTCGTTCTTTTCATTCACCCCCGGCATACCACCACTTTGCGTGAGTGCATGCAACAGATCGTTTTGGTAGGCCGGTAATTTCAGCGACACTCCACGGGCCGCCTGGTCGACCTCTTTTCCGGCGGGAACCGCGTTCTCACGTAACACGGTGACATTATAGGTTCGTTCACGAATCAAAGTCACGATCGGATTCGCCTTCCCCTCCTGTACGAATTCTTGGGCTTCATAGATCCTCTTGATCTTGACGCGAACTTCCTCCATCGTCAGCCCCTTGACGCTGATTGGGTCGAGTAGCGGCAATGAAATCAGCCCGTTGGCCTGGACCGGGATGGGATAGCCAATCGAAGGCGGTAGTGCGCTGGCCGAATCTGGAAAGTTGACCGGTGGTGGCTCAGGCACGGATGTCGGCGAACTGAACGGCAAGACACCTTGAATGTAGACACCCAAAATGTCGCCTTCATCGAGCCGATATTCTTGGCCTGCCGGAATGGACAACATGACCACGGGTACCGGCACGTAGTCGCTACGGCGGATGCCCAGCAGCTCGGGCGGCAATCGAGAAACCGGAATCCCCTCGATTGGGGTTAGTAGTGATGTGCAGCCCGTCGATCCAAGCAAGACCAACATCGCGGTCAAGGCCGGCCAGTTCAGCCACCGAGTCGTGCGTTGGCGACGAGGCGCTGTGCTAGACGAATTGATAGCGGAAAAAAATGTTAATAGCTGTATTATAGATTGCATCGCGCGGCTTCCCTGCCAAAAATTGTGAACGGCAACAAATAATTCGTTCGGAAACAAGAAGGTCCGACTCGAAGTCAAGACCGAAGAAAAAGGTTTGTCAGCTCAGGTACCATGTTGGTCTCCGTCGCTGGCTGACTCGGCAGCGAATCGGGTTCGCTACGAATCGCATCCGCGTCACCACCGTCATGCGGTTCGAGTAAGCTCTCTTCGATCGTGGTCTCATTTTCGATTGGAATCCCTTCATAAATGACCTGACCATCCACCACGCTTGAATTATCGTAGGGATTGGCAAATGTCTGATCGGGGCAGCACTCGGTAGGACAGATCAAACCTGGGTCGAGCGGGGCGAGTCGCCAGCGGTCGACACCTCGCGACAGTGCCGCAGCGCGGCCATGATGGTAGCCATCGTACCAAGCGTTGGCGTCGGGATAGGTGTGGGTAAGCGAGTGACGGCTGATGCAGGGACGCACTGGCACCGGCGGCGGCGCGTCAGGAGTTCCTAGTGCCGTCTCGACGTAGGCGGTTCGAAAACCATGCTCGGCGTCTGCTTCGCAATGCTTATCTTGATATTGATCCGCATAGCAATCTTCCCAGATCGCCTTCGCCTGTTTCGAAGCGGTGGCCTTGACGACGGCTCGCCGTTTCAGTTCCTCGTAGGGAGCACATGTTGCTCTCAAACCGGCCGCACAACCACTTACCATGACGGTTGCCAGTGCGAGCAAGCAAAACCATTTGTGCGTTCTTTGCGTTACCATAGCGTCTCGTCTCATGCCGATGGGATAGAACATTTGTGGATCCGCTTCGATTCGTTCTGGAATATTTCTTATCATGCCGCTTTCGCTCCTCTAGAGAGGTCTTTACATACGGCTAAAATCGTCCCCCCCGAAGAACAAAACCAATGTTTAAGGTATTGGCCAAAAAACCAGAATGATCGTTAAGACCGTAGCGGAAGTCGCCAAGACTTTCGGCCTCTTATTGCTTGCCCAAAACTCTAGGCGAGTTCCATGACTACAAAACGGACCAATACCGAGATACAAGCGGCTCACTTCTACCGCACCCGTCCACGGAGGGAGGCAAAAATTCCCAAATGAACACAAATGTACTCCGATCCCCCCCCCCAAGCATCCTCCTGTGTTAATCACTGTCCATCTGTGGTTCTCACGTTCATTTTCGAAATATTGTGAACGTCTGCGATTTTTTAAGCTATTGAATTTGGTTTGGCGCGGGGCATTCGACGGTCTTGGATGGCCATGCTACACCCACATTCAGCTGAACACGATCAAACCACTCCTCTACTAGGGGGCAACTACTAGGGGGGCAACGATTTTGCAAATAAAAACAGAAAGCTTGAAAAAAACACTTGCTTTTCTGAAACGAGCCACCGACAATGGAGGGGTAATGAAAAACATCATCCTCCTAATCGTCACAATCGCACTCACCGCTGGGGTTTCCCCCGTGGAAGCAGGGGTGATGGTTGGTGAGGAGGTAACGCTTAATACGGAACATTTATATGCCGTAGCGAGCATGGAGCAGCCCACCAATTCGACCTACCATCAATGGACGGGTGAGGTTTCGGAGATGGCTGGAATCGCCGTCCAAAGTCAAAACGTCTTGTCGTCGCTCGCCATTTCGGCTTGTGGCATCTGCCTTGAACCGCTGGCATTAACCGAAATGTTGCGTAATCGCAACTCG is part of the Novipirellula aureliae genome and harbors:
- a CDS encoding glycosyltransferase is translated as MNNRLLVFSDDWGRHPSSCQHLIGQLLPNAQTTWVNTIGMRPPRFDTVTLRRGFEKLSGWVKPASKRSEAIPRPLPDGLTVIDAKMWPWMSHRWDRWLNARLLISQLHDIAEGAIAVTTIPIVADLVGKLPVDRWIYYCVDDFSVWPGLDGQAMGKMESEMLPQIDRIIAASDTLAAGIADRGHHAEVLTHGVDLDFWQSDSGCKLEILDGLPRPIALFWGVIDRRMNADWLLALANRIDHGKIVLVGPLQDPDPRLANHPNILMTGPMPFESLPSVARQAAALIMPYADLPVTRAMQPLKFKEYLATMRPVVASSLPAVHNYSDCIEMVSTNDEFVAKTMAFMQGDVDAKSPFADRIQKRLATESWKAKAATFQEMLSSSRFIK
- a CDS encoding glycosyltransferase family 4 protein — translated: MTSHRLDIPFHPPASKDVVLHTRVVSDTGGGPEKTILLSSPFLADSNYALAAAYMHPPDDPGFEVIRQRAVNWNSPLISIPDRGATDVRVLRDLLRLCKQFNVKIWHAHDYKSNLFGLLLRPFHRMKLVTTVHGWVVQTSKTPLYYKVDKLCLPRYQHVICVSDDLLDEVAKLKIRSDRLTYIPNAIDELSFSRQGPSSAAAMRRQRAVPNDRVLVGASGRLMPEKSFDLLIRATKTLLNEGHPVELWIAGEGSARQDLERLIVELDLADHVKLLGFWSDTKAFYESLDLFVLSSQREGLPNVILEAAAMGVPIVSTRVAGVPKMLTDDHDGLLCDIGNQKGLTDAMRRLVCDPVKRSQMAIAARKLVEEQYSFRKRMDRIQTIYERLLGR
- a CDS encoding VanZ family protein, encoding MSVRRRYWLFLAFAWAALMVLGSWYPFDLKTGSLAEAWADWSHVTDWSQQSRSDLAINMMLGIPLGFLLVLVGGASPLAPSQSPRYHRNSISVIIAVCLVAAVSLFVELGQHWYGRRVPSRNDTISQLLGGLVGGLLAYGGGSWFSSRVARFWSGRSHQSPFKALLDLYVAGYLLWAWMPFIPAVSPSELKAKWRSGMIQLSPFENWHTDTWQSLYTAAVTIATALPIGVWFAYWSGTDGRNPPQRTRVHWIQSAMFAVGGVVCLEACQAFIETRTAAVDDAIGSAVGAGVGACWAGRMWSSDSPFPLRSWATAPVLLIVAILYSLGYLLVSWAPFDFADSGLEMKQRFDQFRSIAMTNWFSGNDMAMASNLLRSLWFSMLLGSLAGMSAAFAAPSRLKRITVLRWLAAVVFCVSVCLLAEGGQIFERSRSPSLIELAVRIVGVAIGMAIAIAIARSETRGDLQI
- a CDS encoding FemAB family XrtA/PEP-CTERM system-associated protein, translating into MNTQTSATLIETIKWSSSPTRPRLDVVDDDSVVPRLNAHRDAWVASVAAGLGHQAYLIRACNGQETTGVLPLILVSGPLFGRFLVSLPYLNTGGVWARDQETAIGLINHACVLADQLDVKHLELRHEIPVDHPRLNFSRTDKVHMRLQLPDTADDLMKSFKSKVRSQVKKSTTAKLSVHFGGAECLDDFYQVFARNMRDLGTPVFSRALFDASLKYFHGKDGHDFAELCIVRNETQPVAAAILVHAGGVTEVPSASSLREFNHTNANMLMYWRLLERAIANGSHTFDFGRSSRDSGTYKFKAQWGAHPHDAVWQYYVRKGDPNAMRADDAGNQRLVRIWQHLPVWLTKLVGPTIVRGIP
- a CDS encoding YdcF family protein, with protein sequence MNHENIRPNYSAVRRSNPWRRRCFLVLLCWIATTVLMSLPVVRSIVAYPLQVHNGDASGDAAYVMADRHAYWERLHAASDLYHLKRIPEIILLNETETSSYNFVENQSETRVERAIGYLGWLGVPPEKISLIEPQENAWFGSLSEARAVAEKYPDLERIVVVTSAAHTRRSQLCFRRATGKTDVQIYAASPLKMSAEIDAPIWIEYIKLIVYAVVA
- a CDS encoding polysaccharide biosynthesis/export family protein, with the protein product MQSIIQLLTFFSAINSSSTAPRRQRTTRWLNWPALTAMLVLLGSTGCTSLLTPIEGIPVSRLPPELLGIRRSDYVPVPVVMLSIPAGQEYRLDEGDILGVYIQGVLPFSSPTSVPEPPPVNFPDSASALPPSIGYPIPVQANGLISLPLLDPISVKGLTMEEVRVKIKRIYEAQEFVQEGKANPIVTLIRERTYNVTVLRENAVPAGKEVDQAARGVSLKLPAYQNDLLHALTQSGGMPGVNEKNEVTIFKTSRIPAHMRDEVMSQLMAGSGEYPCLETMISDCQASAGLTFHGLTSEPYMIKVPLRMPPGQTMSIRPEDIELINGDIVLVESRESELFYTGGLLPGGQHAVPRDYDLDVLGAMAIAGSGVDQSRGGSGGGAGGGIIGGLGGAKPTQLFIVRKLPSGRTYNIAVDLQLAVNNSSENILVQPGDTLILRNKPHEELLNFGIATFFTYGIRELFSN